The segment GCGCGGTCGACCGAAGTCACAAAGAGCTGATCGGCGCAAAATTGGTGGCCGTCGGCGATCACCCCATCGAAAAGGTTATCGAACAGTTTTCCAGGTTCATGCCGCACGACAACATTTGGGCGGTACGGCAACGGATCGACAAACAGTTCCAAACGGTCGAGTTTCTCGACCGTGCCGGTGCTCTCGACGATAAGGACACGGCGACTTTCCATTTCGAAAAAGGCAAGATAAAGCTCACTGCGAAGATGAGGGCAGTGGCTGCGCACGACGCAGGCAGAATCCGTTTCATCAATCCTTACGCGGCTGGAATGATGGAAGATTCCGTATTCTTGAAGCTGCTGATTAAGGACGAGCGAGGTCTTCCGTTTTGGAATGAGTGGATTCCGGCCGAGAAAACGATCTACTTCAAATACAACCAGTGTCGCGATCCGGCCGGTTTTCGTGAACTCGTCGAAGGAACGGCCGCGTTCATCAGCGAAAACAAAGTCGACAAATTCGTGCTGGATTTACGAGACAACTCCGGCGGCAGTTCGCTGGTCTTTGAACCGTTGCTGAAGTACTTGCTCAACAGCGACCTGAATCAGAAAGGCAAGCTGTTTGTCATCGTCGGGCGAGGCACGTTTTCATCGGGAGTTTTTGCGGCCTGTGAGATGCGAAAAACGAATGCGATTTTTGTCGGCGAGCCCACTAGCGGAAAGCCAAATCATTTTGGCGAAGTCAAAACGTTTCAATTGCCAAGCTCGGGGTTGAAGGTGCAGCACTCAAC is part of the Mariniblastus fucicola genome and harbors:
- a CDS encoding S41 family peptidase → MLLSSGLLTEVAVARQVDWKRDLEFLVAEIKQRHPDPFTVISESDFDANVARLLKRIESLDANDATFELMELVAQIGDGHTSVVPDFKSFRFFPINVKWFKDGVYVRAVDRSHKELIGAKLVAVGDHPIEKVIEQFSRFMPHDNIWAVRQRIDKQFQTVEFLDRAGALDDKDTATFHFEKGKIKLTAKMRAVAAHDAGRIRFINPYAAGMMEDSVFLKLLIKDERGLPFWNEWIPAEKTIYFKYNQCRDPAGFRELVEGTAAFISENKVDKFVLDLRDNSGGSSLVFEPLLKYLLNSDLNQKGKLFVIVGRGTFSSGVFAACEMRKTNAIFVGEPTSGKPNHFGEVKTFQLPSSGLKVQHSTKSFKLLDDDSNTFEPDLKIEYTAADTFAARDQALQAVFDYQAESK